The Lacipirellula parvula genome window below encodes:
- a CDS encoding heavy-metal-associated domain-containing protein gives MRRFIIAASLAFASVSTGMVASHTAEAPAAAAPEIKLAPNETAIYVGDMHCATCAKKISGKLFRVKGVMKVRTNVKQHVAIVTPQSKKQVDVQAAWKAVQAAGFEPTKLIGPEGTFTADEKSKEPAKVADAATAKQS, from the coding sequence ATGCGTCGTTTTATCATTGCCGCTTCGTTGGCGTTCGCGTCGGTATCGACTGGAATGGTTGCCAGCCACACCGCTGAGGCTCCCGCCGCGGCGGCCCCTGAAATCAAACTCGCCCCTAACGAAACGGCGATTTACGTCGGCGACATGCACTGCGCCACTTGTGCGAAGAAGATCTCCGGCAAGCTCTTCCGCGTGAAGGGGGTCATGAAGGTTCGCACGAACGTCAAGCAGCACGTGGCGATCGTGACGCCGCAGTCGAAGAAGCAGGTCGATGTGCAGGCCGCTTGGAAGGCCGTGCAAGCCGCGGGCTTCGAACCGACGAAGCTGATCGGCCCGGAAGGGACGTTTACTGCCGACGAGAAGTCGAAGGAGCCGGCAAAGGTCGCCGACGCCGCGACGGCGAAACAGTCGTAG
- a CDS encoding glycosyltransferase family 2 protein has product METRQNSPAFPAGLRFLTALPVYNEVNHVTEVLDQVARNAQDVLVVDDGSTDGTRELLATRNDVIVVSHPQNRGYGAALHTAFDYAIAHGYDVIVTIDCDGQHEPQLIGSLAAACADVDMVSGSRYLSLDGSVGAPPIDRRRINMQVTDELNCRLGLQLTDAFCGFKAYKVEALKRMQITETGYAMPLELWVQAAFQGLKITEFAVPLVYLDEKRSFGGALDDSAKRLAYYHSVIDRAVKACAEQQPSSPLALPRCNEQFEGCSQGCS; this is encoded by the coding sequence ATGGAAACCCGCCAAAACTCTCCCGCCTTCCCCGCCGGCCTTCGCTTTCTCACCGCCCTGCCGGTTTACAACGAAGTCAACCACGTCACCGAGGTCCTCGACCAGGTGGCGCGGAACGCCCAAGACGTCCTCGTCGTCGACGACGGTTCGACCGACGGCACCCGCGAACTGCTCGCCACCCGCAACGACGTGATCGTCGTCTCGCATCCGCAGAACCGCGGCTACGGCGCCGCCCTCCACACGGCGTTCGATTATGCGATCGCCCACGGCTACGACGTGATCGTCACCATCGATTGCGACGGCCAGCACGAGCCGCAACTTATCGGCAGCCTCGCCGCCGCGTGTGCGGACGTCGACATGGTTTCCGGCAGCCGCTACCTGAGCCTCGACGGTTCGGTCGGCGCCCCGCCGATCGATCGCCGCCGCATCAACATGCAGGTGACCGACGAACTCAACTGCCGGCTCGGCTTGCAGCTGACCGACGCCTTCTGCGGGTTCAAAGCCTACAAAGTCGAAGCCCTCAAGCGGATGCAGATCACTGAGACGGGCTACGCGATGCCGCTGGAGCTGTGGGTTCAAGCCGCGTTCCAAGGACTGAAGATCACTGAGTTTGCCGTACCGCTCGTCTACCTCGATGAGAAGCGCAGCTTCGGCGGCGCGCTCGACGACTCAGCCAAGCGGCTCGCCTACTACCACTCGGTGATCGACCGCGCCGTGAAGGCGTGCGCCGAGCAGCAACCGTCGAGCCCCCTCGCCCTGCCCCGCTGTAACGAGCAGTTTGAAGGCTGTTCCCAAGGTTGTTCCTGA
- a CDS encoding choice-of-anchor Q domain-containing protein, which yields MAGRYFRRARRAAADLPDRSFRGRRRALRCEPLEDRRLLAVLTVDTELDVVDFNDGLMSLREAVFVANTVAGVDEIRFDFGDDEPATMLLTGGEIAITEGLAIIGLGSDVFTIDAQLNSRIFSVSGDGADLELTGMTLLNGRTTADNLTTSEITQQTHSGGAIRSAAGATLNIDDVVIRGSRVTGANASGGAIFASASLTVANSVISGNSASGRNGVGGGVAATGSASITATTVSGNTASRGGGASVSSAGRLYVDRSTFSNNLAVDSFAALGGAIYSTGWTELTSSTISANAARTTGFDSVAQGAGIWSSGRMEIAHSTVVANTASSVGAGATASGGGVYANHSAAAHFLVDHTIVAGNFATEGPAEMRVGDGPLEMHYSLLGDNDGTLLAEAPIGWADEYGNLIGGPMYGFIDPLLDGLEDNGGPTRTHALLPGSPAIFAGNPWTLPGGDTPEFDQRGAGHSRRAGARIDIGAVEYSGRTLIVDSLADDVDGDYGAGKFTLREALAVANENADYDVIEFSTSLLTSGPATIYLKNGELAITQEVAIYGPGEELLSINGRENSAYSRVINSSANMEFRGLTITAGKKGGSTAGGGIISTKDLTLIDVAVTDCNAGTGAGINGVNLTLIASRVEGNKAFQGTGGIVLTGNLYMDRSILRGNSHETDGQYSAGGLTVWPEYSRREVIVANSLISGNTGSLQGGTGAMRVYADLFIMYNTVVADNSGRFVGGLAIDSRQVFIMNSSVVRNVGQGISITTSYNTVIEDSTISGNRAPLFGGGGGGGGGVSAPSGLTIRRSTITNNSLPGSNGQPGAGSGISTPSRLVLENSIVAGNNGPDAPDIGLSATGTINASNSLIGDNRGTALVETHGDNDQKGNYIGGPVGGLLSPGLGPLMDNGGPRLPEGYLMPTHLPLPGSRVINRGNLVAQPGDGATPEFDQRGEPYSRVVGGRIDIGAVEAPVYSGSATGDFNQDLKVDGADFLAWQRGYGKTDAVVSDGDGLRDGQVDGNDLAIWKQQYGAVVPRVEPAAMSVVEVLQSASAAGALLVARKPAAAGVAEEIEAPHWSVPLTPALEGFARRADAAELLAAKWAAFALQGEVRSAAFDSPWRGVERRAAEDGLLAVAEVDGAFEEGEGMERSAWELTGR from the coding sequence ATGGCCGGACGCTACTTCCGCCGCGCACGGCGCGCCGCCGCCGATTTACCAGACCGCAGCTTCCGGGGGCGCCGTCGTGCGCTCCGTTGCGAGCCGTTAGAAGATCGCCGCCTGCTGGCGGTGCTGACCGTCGACACTGAGCTCGACGTCGTTGATTTCAACGACGGGCTCATGTCGTTGCGCGAGGCGGTGTTCGTCGCGAACACGGTCGCTGGGGTCGACGAAATCCGCTTCGATTTCGGAGACGATGAACCGGCGACGATGCTGCTGACGGGCGGCGAGATCGCGATCACCGAGGGACTCGCGATCATCGGCTTGGGGAGCGACGTCTTTACGATCGACGCCCAGCTGAACTCGCGGATTTTTAGTGTGAGCGGCGACGGTGCTGATCTTGAACTAACCGGCATGACGCTGCTCAATGGCCGGACGACCGCCGACAACCTCACCACCAGCGAGATCACGCAGCAAACGCACAGCGGCGGCGCCATTCGATCGGCGGCGGGCGCTACGCTGAACATCGACGACGTCGTGATTCGCGGCAGCCGCGTGACGGGAGCCAACGCGTCGGGAGGCGCCATCTTCGCTTCCGCGAGTCTGACCGTCGCCAACAGCGTGATTAGTGGAAACTCGGCGAGCGGCCGTAACGGCGTGGGCGGCGGGGTCGCTGCGACAGGCTCCGCATCGATCACCGCAACGACCGTTTCGGGAAACACAGCCAGCCGCGGCGGGGGAGCGAGCGTTTCCTCTGCTGGCAGGCTCTATGTTGATCGCAGCACTTTTAGCAACAACCTCGCGGTCGACTCGTTCGCTGCGCTCGGGGGAGCGATCTACTCGACCGGTTGGACGGAACTCACGAGTTCAACCATCAGCGCGAACGCTGCCCGAACGACGGGTTTCGATTCGGTAGCGCAGGGTGCGGGGATCTGGTCGAGCGGAAGGATGGAAATCGCTCACAGCACGGTCGTGGCGAACACGGCGTCGAGCGTCGGCGCGGGGGCGACGGCGAGCGGCGGCGGAGTCTACGCGAACCACTCGGCCGCGGCGCATTTTCTGGTCGACCACACGATCGTGGCGGGGAATTTCGCAACGGAGGGGCCGGCGGAGATGCGCGTCGGCGATGGTCCGTTGGAAATGCACTACAGCCTCCTCGGCGATAACGACGGGACGTTGCTGGCGGAGGCGCCGATCGGGTGGGCGGACGAGTACGGCAATCTCATCGGCGGGCCAATGTACGGCTTCATCGATCCGCTGCTCGATGGGCTGGAAGACAACGGCGGCCCGACGCGGACGCACGCCTTACTGCCCGGAAGTCCGGCAATTTTCGCGGGAAATCCGTGGACTTTGCCTGGAGGCGACACACCGGAATTCGATCAGCGCGGCGCGGGGCACTCGCGACGCGCGGGAGCGCGGATCGACATCGGAGCGGTGGAGTACTCGGGGCGGACGTTGATCGTCGATTCGCTGGCGGACGACGTCGACGGCGACTACGGGGCGGGAAAGTTCACGCTGCGCGAGGCGCTCGCCGTGGCGAATGAAAACGCAGATTACGACGTGATTGAGTTCTCGACGTCGCTGCTGACCTCGGGACCGGCGACGATTTATTTGAAGAATGGGGAGTTGGCGATCACGCAGGAGGTAGCGATCTATGGCCCCGGAGAGGAGTTGCTCTCGATTAACGGGAGAGAGAACTCCGCCTACTCTCGTGTGATCAACTCAAGCGCCAATATGGAGTTCCGAGGCCTGACGATCACAGCTGGCAAAAAGGGCGGCTCAACCGCTGGCGGGGGAATCATTTCCACCAAAGACCTAACGCTGATCGACGTTGCTGTGACAGACTGCAATGCTGGGACTGGCGCGGGCATTAACGGAGTGAATCTCACATTGATCGCGAGCAGGGTTGAAGGCAACAAAGCATTTCAAGGAACCGGCGGAATTGTTCTGACGGGTAATCTGTACATGGATCGCTCGATCCTAAGAGGAAATTCGCATGAGACCGATGGGCAGTATTCCGCTGGAGGGCTGACAGTATGGCCAGAATACTCGCGGCGTGAGGTCATCGTGGCTAACTCGCTGATTTCGGGCAACACGGGATCGCTTCAAGGCGGCACAGGGGCGATGAGAGTCTATGCCGATTTGTTCATCATGTACAACACTGTAGTTGCAGACAATTCCGGACGTTTTGTTGGCGGCTTAGCCATCGACAGCCGACAAGTCTTTATTATGAATTCGTCGGTCGTACGAAATGTGGGCCAAGGAATCTCGATTACCACAAGCTACAACACGGTTATCGAAGACTCGACGATTAGCGGGAATCGAGCTCCGCTATTCGGAGGCGGAGGCGGAGGCGGAGGCGGCGTTTCGGCGCCCAGCGGCCTCACTATCCGGCGATCTACGATTACGAATAATTCGCTTCCAGGTTCTAATGGGCAGCCGGGAGCCGGCAGCGGGATCTCGACCCCTAGCAGACTCGTGCTTGAGAACTCAATTGTGGCTGGCAACAACGGGCCCGATGCGCCGGACATTGGACTATCGGCTACTGGAACAATCAACGCGAGCAACAGCTTGATTGGCGATAACCGCGGCACGGCGCTGGTCGAGACTCATGGCGACAACGATCAGAAGGGCAATTACATCGGCGGGCCGGTGGGCGGGTTACTTTCGCCGGGACTCGGGCCGCTGATGGACAATGGTGGGCCGCGTTTGCCGGAGGGCTACTTGATGCCGACGCACTTGCCGCTGCCGGGAAGTCGGGTGATCAATCGCGGCAACCTGGTGGCGCAGCCCGGCGATGGGGCGACGCCGGAGTTTGATCAGCGCGGCGAGCCGTACAGCCGTGTCGTTGGGGGGCGCATCGACATCGGGGCCGTCGAGGCGCCGGTTTACAGCGGCTCGGCGACGGGCGATTTCAATCAGGACCTCAAGGTCGATGGCGCCGACTTCCTGGCGTGGCAGCGTGGGTACGGCAAGACGGACGCCGTGGTGAGCGACGGCGATGGACTGCGGGACGGGCAGGTCGACGGCAATGACCTGGCCATCTGGAAGCAGCAATACGGAGCTGTGGTTCCACGCGTGGAACCAGCGGCGATGAGCGTCGTGGAAGTCTTGCAGTCGGCCTCAGCAGCGGGAGCGCTGTTGGTTGCGCGAAAGCCGGCCGCAGCGGGCGTCGCGGAAGAGATTGAGGCGCCGCATTGGAGCGTGCCGCTGACGCCGGCGTTGGAAGGGTTCGCGCGACGCGCCGATGCTGCGGAGTTGCTCGCGGCGAAATGGGCGGCGTTTGCGTTGCAGGGCGAGGTTCGCAGTGCGGCGTTCGATTCCCCGTGGCGGGGAGTGGAGCGTCGCGCGGCAGAGGATGGGTTGCTTGCGGTGGCGGAGGTGGATGGTGCGTTCGAGGAGGGGGAGGGGATGGAACGATCGGCGTGGGAGCTGACTGGTCGCTGA
- a CDS encoding GNAT family N-acetyltransferase yields MSAPASRNHGKADRGDAESSPASGPSSHHGNGRSLLRSDRTAVRELPYGGRIVTANAGDHPLIVQLLTHARQAAIADDFQSRLDEPGYRPSNRLLVNRDKALLAHVHLASHIAWFDGQRIPVVKLEDFAVLPEYRSSVYDRDLLAAAEQIAAAEGAVVGLVLADRPDWFERQGWSSLRGQGHTRANARAVLAHLDAHEGARKRRKSPLHVRTWRHFELDAVRSVYEATASGLWGPLFRSEEVWQWLIGRKAQDQVLFAVDPLPGAPLNGDSGIGITGEAAGYAVVRGSAIVEMMTLSNHPSARVQLLARACRDAIDRDHHSISLYTPASDPLHELMVTAGGAWISDRRESGPRLMMRLLSPERWIERCYSLWRERAQEANVPRPTEIGFITPDAAHLFTLTRRSARLEPMATRPVDWVECSRATFESLLVGNLALSEAVERGELRLSSPELAGTLAAVFAPRLFWQSPLEFMRL; encoded by the coding sequence ATGTCTGCGCCAGCCAGCCGCAATCATGGAAAGGCAGATCGCGGCGACGCCGAGTCGTCGCCCGCCAGCGGACCATCGTCGCATCACGGCAACGGCCGGTCGCTGCTGCGCAGTGACCGCACCGCCGTCCGCGAACTGCCGTACGGCGGCCGCATCGTCACCGCCAACGCCGGCGACCATCCTCTCATCGTCCAACTACTAACGCACGCGCGCCAAGCCGCGATCGCCGACGACTTCCAAAGTCGGCTCGACGAGCCCGGCTATCGCCCCAGCAACCGCCTGCTGGTGAACCGCGACAAGGCGCTCCTCGCGCACGTTCACCTCGCCAGCCATATCGCGTGGTTCGACGGTCAGCGGATTCCGGTGGTGAAGCTTGAAGACTTCGCCGTGCTGCCGGAGTACCGCAGCTCGGTCTACGATCGCGACCTCCTCGCTGCGGCCGAGCAGATCGCCGCCGCGGAAGGCGCCGTCGTGGGGCTCGTGCTGGCCGATCGGCCCGACTGGTTCGAACGCCAGGGCTGGAGCAGCCTCCGCGGCCAAGGGCATACCCGTGCCAACGCCCGCGCGGTGCTCGCCCACCTCGACGCCCACGAGGGCGCCCGCAAACGCCGCAAGTCGCCGCTCCATGTCCGCACTTGGCGGCACTTCGAACTCGACGCCGTCCGCTCGGTCTACGAGGCGACCGCCTCGGGGTTGTGGGGGCCGCTGTTCCGTTCGGAAGAAGTGTGGCAGTGGCTGATCGGCCGTAAGGCGCAAGACCAGGTGTTGTTCGCGGTCGATCCGCTCCCCGGCGCGCCGCTCAATGGCGACAGCGGCATCGGCATTACGGGCGAAGCCGCTGGGTACGCCGTCGTCCGCGGCTCGGCCATCGTCGAGATGATGACCTTGAGCAACCATCCCTCGGCCCGCGTTCAGCTGCTGGCTCGAGCGTGCCGCGATGCGATCGACCGCGACCATCATTCGATCTCCCTCTACACGCCGGCCAGCGATCCGCTTCACGAGCTGATGGTCACCGCCGGCGGCGCCTGGATCAGCGACCGCCGCGAGAGCGGCCCGCGGCTGATGATGCGGCTCCTCTCGCCCGAGCGCTGGATCGAACGCTGCTACTCGCTGTGGCGCGAGCGAGCCCAAGAGGCTAACGTCCCCCGCCCGACGGAGATCGGCTTCATCACGCCCGACGCGGCGCACCTGTTCACGCTCACGCGCCGCAGCGCGAGGCTCGAACCAATGGCAACGCGGCCCGTCGATTGGGTTGAGTGCAGCCGAGCGACGTTCGAGTCGCTGCTGGTCGGCAACCTCGCCCTCAGCGAAGCCGTGGAGCGCGGCGAGCTGCGGCTTTCTTCGCCCGAACTTGCCGGCACGCTCGCGGCGGTCTTCGCCCCGCGGCTCTTCTGGCAATCGCCGCTAGAGTTCATGCGGCTGTAA
- a CDS encoding FHA domain-containing protein: MFPAWRFQLREARLAMADGRWDEAAEMLTSEKLREFLPAKRLSQELAGQFVVRARQRIENGNSQAGWKDLDRAARLGAGETAVSDVRQGETRRRLEKAQNLLAQGDAAAARQALERMEHRRLGGTERRTWQMIAQHLEHSDLRARRGDAASALESLEHAQRLLPSDAPANVRQSFASRSAKLQEAAAAIHRLDAELHVALGAANWTEVLKTAESLLELAPQHSAARQARHRAWQVVGMEVTLPYKPNGQAAKWPWQRGVQANAPAGSTRQLARSGKVDTVINERTPGKRIVVWIDEVGAFLVCMSDEIVLGQPAAEGGVDVPILADLSRRHAIIRREREAYVLTPLHKTAVDGRVITEPTVLRDKSTITLGSGVEFRFRKPHALSATAVLELVSRHRTEPAVDGIVLMSESCILGPQSHSHIRCRDWTGDLVLFRRNDELMCRTQQAIEIEGQTCTGQAAVSGNCRIEGEEFALSLEEL; encoded by the coding sequence ATGTTCCCGGCCTGGCGATTTCAACTACGCGAAGCTCGCCTGGCCATGGCGGATGGTCGGTGGGACGAAGCCGCCGAAATGCTCACGAGCGAAAAGCTACGGGAGTTCCTGCCGGCGAAGCGGCTGTCGCAAGAGCTAGCGGGCCAGTTCGTCGTCCGGGCTCGCCAACGGATTGAAAACGGCAACAGCCAGGCTGGCTGGAAAGACCTCGACCGCGCCGCTCGGCTAGGAGCGGGCGAAACGGCCGTGAGCGACGTCCGGCAGGGCGAAACTCGCCGCCGGCTCGAAAAGGCCCAAAATCTTTTGGCCCAGGGTGACGCGGCAGCCGCCCGTCAGGCCCTAGAACGCATGGAACATCGGCGTTTGGGCGGCACTGAACGCCGCACGTGGCAAATGATTGCACAACATCTCGAACACTCCGATCTGCGGGCCCGCCGCGGCGACGCTGCCTCGGCCCTCGAATCTCTCGAACACGCCCAGCGTCTGCTGCCGAGTGATGCTCCGGCCAACGTTCGCCAAAGCTTCGCCAGTCGCTCTGCCAAGCTGCAAGAAGCGGCGGCCGCGATCCATCGCCTCGACGCTGAACTGCACGTCGCCCTGGGCGCGGCCAATTGGACAGAAGTCCTCAAGACGGCCGAATCCTTGCTAGAATTGGCTCCGCAGCATTCGGCGGCGCGTCAGGCTCGCCACCGGGCATGGCAGGTGGTCGGCATGGAAGTAACACTCCCCTACAAGCCGAACGGGCAAGCTGCGAAATGGCCCTGGCAGCGCGGCGTGCAAGCCAATGCTCCCGCAGGCAGTACGCGCCAACTCGCGCGGAGCGGCAAGGTGGATACGGTGATCAACGAGCGAACTCCCGGCAAACGCATCGTCGTCTGGATCGACGAAGTCGGCGCGTTCCTCGTTTGCATGAGCGACGAGATCGTGCTGGGCCAACCTGCCGCCGAAGGTGGCGTCGACGTGCCGATCCTCGCCGATCTCTCGCGGCGCCACGCGATCATCCGCCGCGAACGCGAAGCCTACGTTCTGACGCCGCTTCATAAGACGGCCGTTGACGGCCGCGTTATCACCGAGCCGACGGTGCTCCGCGACAAGTCGACGATCACGCTCGGTAGCGGCGTCGAGTTCCGCTTTCGCAAGCCGCACGCCCTGAGCGCGACGGCGGTGCTCGAGCTCGTCTCGCGACATCGCACCGAACCGGCGGTCGACGGCATCGTCCTGATGAGCGAGAGCTGCATCCTCGGCCCGCAATCGCACAGCCACATTCGTTGTCGCGACTGGACAGGCGATTTGGTCCTGTTCCGTCGCAACGACGAACTGATGTGCCGTACCCAGCAGGCGATCGAAATCGAAGGCCAAACCTGCACGGGCCAGGCCGCCGTCAGCGGCAATTGCCGCATTGAAGGCGAAGAATTCGCCCTTAGCCTGGAGGAACTGTGA
- a CDS encoding RNA polymerase sigma factor, translating to MPTSAHPDALLVEAIRRGKPEAWSDLIAQYEGRLLSFVDSRLRRRAASEDVVQETFIGFLTSLPNYDPRRPLESWLFTIASHKLTDHLRREGRRPAIPLSSADGSGGNWEPRGNARPASSIARSGERRQLEDDALAEAIERQLESWRAAGDWDKVKCMELLFVVGASNKATAELTGLTEQQVANFKFDFLERLRKFVKQQRLNEDVFPELHE from the coding sequence ATGCCCACCTCCGCCCACCCCGACGCGCTCCTGGTCGAGGCCATCCGCCGCGGCAAGCCTGAAGCTTGGAGCGACCTCATTGCTCAGTACGAAGGGCGGCTCCTGTCGTTCGTCGACAGTCGCCTGCGTCGCCGCGCGGCCAGTGAGGATGTCGTGCAGGAAACGTTCATCGGCTTCCTCACGAGCCTGCCGAACTACGACCCGCGCCGCCCGCTGGAAAGCTGGCTGTTCACGATCGCCAGCCACAAGCTGACCGACCACCTCCGCCGCGAAGGTCGCCGTCCCGCGATCCCGCTCTCCTCGGCCGACGGCAGCGGCGGCAACTGGGAACCGCGCGGCAACGCCCGCCCCGCGAGCAGCATCGCCCGCAGCGGCGAACGGCGCCAACTGGAAGACGACGCCCTCGCCGAAGCGATCGAACGGCAGCTTGAAAGCTGGCGCGCCGCCGGCGATTGGGACAAAGTGAAGTGCATGGAGTTGCTGTTTGTCGTCGGCGCCTCGAACAAAGCAACCGCCGAGCTGACGGGCCTCACCGAGCAACAGGTGGCGAACTTCAAGTTCGACTTCCTCGAACGGTTGCGGAAGTTCGTTAAACAGCAGCGACTGAACGAAGACGTGTTCCCCGAGTTGCACGAGTAA
- a CDS encoding SRPBCC family protein, producing MTIERAPGGYRLQAECIVPRPLAEVFDFFSAAANLERITPPLVQFHVVTPQPIVMRQGLLIDYKLRIHGLPIKWQSEITAWEPQRRFVDEQRRGPYKFWRHEHLFEPCDGGTRVIDEVHYGVPGGRLIHWLAVGRDVRRIFAYRQAKLKELFA from the coding sequence ATGACGATCGAGCGTGCCCCGGGCGGCTACCGACTGCAAGCCGAGTGCATCGTTCCGCGGCCGCTTGCGGAAGTCTTTGACTTCTTCTCAGCTGCGGCAAACTTGGAGCGGATCACGCCGCCGCTCGTGCAGTTCCACGTCGTCACGCCGCAGCCGATCGTGATGCGCCAGGGGCTGCTGATCGACTACAAACTGCGGATCCACGGGCTGCCGATCAAGTGGCAGTCGGAGATCACCGCGTGGGAGCCGCAGCGGCGGTTCGTCGATGAACAACGCCGCGGGCCGTACAAGTTCTGGCGGCACGAGCACCTGTTCGAACCGTGCGACGGCGGCACGCGGGTGATCGACGAAGTCCACTACGGCGTGCCAGGCGGGCGGCTCATCCACTGGCTCGCCGTTGGGCGCGACGTGCGGCGGATTTTTGCGTATCGGCAGGCGAAGCTGAAAGAGCTCTTTGCGTGA
- a CDS encoding serine/threonine-protein kinase has translation MTALLEMNPSPLQSDDADVQVKPPMRFTYPSGSRPLEGYTIKRGVGRGGFGEVYFAVSDAGKEVALKLIRRNLEVELRGVTHCLNLKHPNLVALYDIRSDEHEDRWVVMEYVSGESLEDAIDRYPSGMPVAEAMHWFDGICAAVAYLHDHGIVHRDLKPANIFVDDGIIKIGDYGLSKFISCSRRSGQTESVGTVHYMAPEIANGRYGREIDAYALGIILYEMITGRVPFEGESVGEVLMKHLTAEPKLELLDEPFRTVVRGAMAKDPEQRINSAAEMMHLLRGVDRGAQPVASYAAAPAMQSPNGRHEAAPRVAPMEAARVNGVQGKPAQDEGLIAFFHRYPEPIWDRIATLWISTRKDLNYDSWPLIGRMAFIVACFMGFIQVGHVLGITFLSLVVPYVAYLAVRGIVQATTADPNVKLTPVADAATPPRDEQQVHAPQPVAAASPTPVAQLQPNGTHSPWGHVAKEATATKAPWRRGSKSGWRTAAYQELQARSVRDRFSSIVGSMLTAGIVGPVTALLACLLMGPTLNFELFLWMSIVTSLSAWALLVPSQILEGRMEDHAPLRFGNLLIGAVVGVAAWLVSDAAYVGLPSSTDFSPRPNDTLFAQVFNWRIEGLQAAYQTGTVVGPLTMYVAFFAFLFVAIRWWRLAEWTRPSRVSLWSTAFAGFIGWALTFFWWFPQPTGLLLAAAIAFTVQLSSPWLSPSQRRELAQKAVSA, from the coding sequence ATGACCGCACTCTTGGAAATGAATCCATCCCCCCTCCAATCCGACGACGCCGATGTGCAGGTGAAGCCGCCAATGCGGTTCACCTACCCTAGCGGCTCGCGGCCCTTGGAAGGCTACACGATCAAGCGCGGCGTCGGCCGCGGCGGCTTCGGCGAGGTTTACTTCGCCGTGAGCGACGCCGGCAAAGAGGTCGCGCTGAAGCTCATTCGCCGCAACCTTGAAGTCGAGCTCCGCGGCGTCACGCACTGCTTGAACCTCAAGCACCCCAACCTTGTCGCGCTCTACGACATCCGCTCCGACGAGCACGAAGATCGCTGGGTGGTGATGGAATACGTCTCGGGCGAATCGCTCGAAGACGCCATCGACCGCTACCCCAGCGGCATGCCCGTCGCCGAGGCGATGCACTGGTTCGACGGCATCTGCGCCGCCGTCGCCTACCTGCACGACCACGGCATCGTCCACCGCGACCTGAAGCCGGCCAACATCTTCGTCGACGACGGCATCATCAAGATCGGCGACTACGGCCTCTCGAAGTTCATCTCCTGCAGCCGCCGCAGCGGCCAGACCGAGAGCGTCGGCACCGTCCACTACATGGCGCCCGAAATTGCCAACGGCCGCTACGGCCGCGAGATCGACGCCTACGCCCTGGGCATCATCTTGTACGAGATGATCACCGGCCGCGTCCCGTTCGAAGGCGAAAGCGTCGGCGAAGTGCTGATGAAGCACCTCACCGCCGAGCCGAAGCTCGAACTGCTCGACGAGCCGTTCCGCACGGTTGTCCGCGGCGCGATGGCGAAAGATCCGGAACAGCGGATCAACAGCGCCGCCGAAATGATGCACTTGCTCCGCGGCGTCGATCGCGGTGCGCAACCGGTCGCGTCGTACGCCGCTGCTCCGGCGATGCAGTCGCCCAACGGTCGCCATGAAGCAGCGCCGCGCGTCGCCCCTATGGAAGCGGCTCGCGTAAATGGCGTCCAAGGGAAGCCCGCGCAAGACGAAGGCCTCATCGCTTTCTTCCATCGCTACCCCGAGCCGATCTGGGATCGCATCGCCACGCTCTGGATCTCGACCCGAAAAGATCTGAACTACGACAGCTGGCCGCTCATCGGGCGAATGGCGTTCATCGTCGCCTGCTTTATGGGCTTCATTCAGGTCGGTCATGTGCTGGGAATCACCTTCCTAAGCCTGGTGGTGCCGTACGTCGCCTACCTCGCCGTCAGGGGCATCGTCCAAGCGACGACGGCCGATCCGAACGTGAAACTAACGCCAGTTGCCGACGCAGCGACGCCGCCGCGCGACGAACAGCAGGTCCACGCCCCGCAACCAGTCGCAGCTGCGAGCCCCACGCCAGTGGCCCAGTTGCAACCGAATGGTACGCACTCGCCCTGGGGCCACGTCGCAAAAGAAGCCACGGCCACCAAGGCCCCTTGGCGCCGAGGAAGCAAATCGGGCTGGCGGACCGCCGCCTACCAAGAGCTCCAGGCCCGCAGCGTGCGCGATCGCTTCAGCTCGATCGTCGGCTCGATGCTCACCGCCGGCATCGTCGGCCCGGTCACGGCGCTCCTCGCCTGCCTGCTGATGGGCCCGACGCTCAACTTCGAACTGTTCCTGTGGATGTCGATCGTCACGTCGCTCTCCGCTTGGGCACTGCTTGTTCCGAGCCAGATTCTTGAAGGTCGGATGGAGGATCACGCTCCGCTGCGGTTCGGCAATCTGCTGATCGGCGCCGTCGTCGGCGTGGCGGCGTGGCTGGTCTCCGACGCTGCGTACGTCGGTCTGCCATCGTCGACCGATTTCTCGCCTCGCCCCAACGACACGCTCTTTGCCCAGGTGTTCAACTGGCGGATTGAAGGGTTGCAGGCCGCCTATCAAACCGGGACGGTCGTCGGCCCACTGACGATGTACGTGGCGTTCTTCGCCTTCCTGTTCGTCGCGATTCGTTGGTGGCGGCTGGCCGAATGGACGCGCCCGAGCCGCGTGAGCCTCTGGTCGACGGCGTTCGCCGGCTTCATCGGCTGGGCGCTGACGTTCTTCTGGTGGTTCCCGCAGCCTACCGGGCTACTGCTCGCCGCGGCGATCGCGTTCACGGTGCAGCTGTCGAGTCCTTGGCTGTCGCCAAGCCAGCGCCGGGAGCTGGCGCAGAAGGCGGTGTCGGCATGA